One segment of Nitrososphaerota archaeon DNA contains the following:
- a CDS encoding NUDIX hydrolase encodes MSKDAVKDEDWKRLEKHEAKEETVNTEIIHRGRNFTFEVRTMRLPSGKITARDIVEHPGAVAIIPLLDKNTVILVEQHRAAAGKTLLEIPAGTLQPPETPAECARRELTEETGYEAKTFKKLAGGYAAPGYSSEKIHIYLATDLTYTQQKPEEDEIITTRKIGLKTLKQMIRNQEIEDLKTIAAILQLLQMQNEKTRKT; translated from the coding sequence ATGTCGAAAGACGCAGTCAAGGATGAGGATTGGAAAAGGTTGGAGAAGCATGAGGCTAAGGAAGAGACGGTTAACACCGAGATTATTCACCGCGGACGAAACTTCACCTTCGAGGTCAGGACAATGAGGCTTCCTTCAGGAAAAATTACGGCCCGCGACATCGTGGAGCACCCCGGAGCCGTCGCCATCATCCCCCTCCTTGACAAAAACACTGTAATTCTCGTGGAGCAGCACCGAGCAGCGGCTGGAAAAACCCTCCTAGAGATCCCGGCTGGGACACTCCAACCCCCTGAGACACCGGCTGAATGCGCCCGCAGAGAACTAACTGAGGAAACAGGCTACGAAGCGAAAACATTCAAGAAACTCGCAGGCGGATACGCAGCACCCGGCTACAGCAGCGAAAAAATCCACATCTACCTAGCCACAGACCTAACCTACACCCAGCAGAAACCGGAAGAAGACGAAATCATCACAACCCGAAAAATCGGCCTCAAAACACTAAAACAGATGATACGAAACCAAGAAATCGAAGACCTCAAAACCATCGCAGCCATCCTACAACTACTACAGATGCAAAACGAAAAAACCCGGAAGACATAG